The Methanotorris formicicus Mc-S-70 genome has a segment encoding these proteins:
- the purD gene encoding phosphoribosylamine--glycine ligase codes for MKILLIGGGARESAIAHALKKNANVKLYTLMNNKNPGIARLSEKISLNKETNLDAVKSFAEEVKPDLAVIGPEAPLGAGVSDLLWSMGIPTVGPKKLPAQIETSKEFMRNLFKKYNIKGSLQYKAFEEYGEELEAFIDEMTNQGKDVVVKPVGLTGGKGVKVVGEQLKDNEEAKQYAKEVFEKDIGGGKVIIEERLIGVEFTLHGFVDGDTIKFTPTVQDHPHAYENDEGPITGGMGSYSCPNLSLPFLTDKDLEEGKEIMEETVKAIKKEVGDYQGFLYGQFMLTAEGPKIIEYNARFGDPEAMNILAILKNDFVEVCEAIANKKLKDVDVEFENKATVCKYVVPNGYPTNPVRNKEIIVDEEKIKETGAILHYASVNEVDGKLYMTGSRAVAVVGVADTIEEAEKIAEKSIQYIKGEVFHRSDVGKLDLIKKRIERMKELRG; via the coding sequence ATGAAAATATTGTTGATAGGTGGAGGAGCAAGAGAAAGTGCAATTGCACATGCTTTAAAAAAGAATGCGAATGTTAAATTATACACATTAATGAACAACAAAAACCCAGGAATAGCGAGATTATCTGAAAAGATATCATTAAACAAAGAAACCAACTTGGATGCAGTTAAAAGTTTTGCAGAGGAAGTTAAACCAGATTTAGCAGTTATTGGACCTGAGGCTCCATTGGGTGCAGGAGTATCTGATTTGTTGTGGAGTATGGGCATTCCAACCGTAGGACCAAAAAAACTCCCTGCTCAAATTGAAACAAGCAAAGAGTTCATGAGGAATTTATTTAAAAAATACAACATAAAAGGTTCATTGCAATACAAGGCATTTGAAGAGTATGGGGAAGAGTTGGAGGCATTCATTGATGAAATGACAAATCAAGGTAAGGATGTTGTTGTTAAACCTGTTGGATTGACAGGAGGGAAAGGAGTCAAGGTTGTTGGAGAACAGTTGAAGGATAACGAAGAGGCAAAACAATATGCAAAAGAAGTGTTTGAGAAGGATATCGGTGGAGGAAAGGTAATTATTGAGGAGAGGTTAATTGGTGTTGAATTTACATTGCATGGGTTTGTTGATGGAGATACAATAAAATTCACACCTACGGTTCAAGACCACCCACATGCTTATGAAAACGATGAAGGGCCTATAACAGGAGGGATGGGTTCATATTCATGCCCTAATTTGTCACTTCCATTCTTAACAGATAAAGATTTAGAGGAAGGTAAAGAAATTATGGAAGAGACGGTTAAAGCAATCAAAAAAGAAGTTGGTGACTACCAAGGATTCTTATACGGGCAGTTCATGCTCACTGCAGAGGGGCCAAAGATTATTGAATACAACGCAAGATTTGGAGATCCTGAGGCAATGAACATATTGGCAATCTTAAAGAATGATTTTGTTGAGGTTTGTGAGGCAATAGCAAATAAGAAATTGAAGGATGTTGATGTTGAATTTGAAAACAAAGCAACAGTATGTAAGTATGTTGTTCCAAATGGCTATCCAACAAACCCAGTAAGGAATAAAGAGATAATTGTTGATGAAGAGAAAATAAAAGAAACAGGGGCAATACTACATTACGCATCAGTAAATGAGGTTGATGGAAAGTTGTATATGACAGGTTCAAGGGCAGTTGCAGTTGTTGGAGTTGCAGATACGATAGAGGAAGCAGAGAAAATTGCTGAAAAATCTATCCAATATATAAAAGGAGAAGTCTTCCACAGAAGTGATGTAGGTAAATTAGATTTAATCAAAAAGAGAATTGAGAGAATGAAAGAATTGAGAGGATAA
- a CDS encoding TRC40/GET3/ArsA family transport-energizing ATPase: MLSKIKDSLKSITTKKLENDGTKYIMFGGKGGVGKTTMSAATGIYCAEQGLKTVIVSTDPAHSLRDAFEQEFGHEPTKVKGFDNLYVVEIDPQKAMEEYKEKLKAQMDENPMLGDVLEEQLEMASLSPGTDESAAFDVFLRYMDNNEFDVVIFDTAPTGHTLRFLGLPEIMDKYMAKMIKFKKQMSGLMKMMKKLMPFGSKGDDIDYDKALEELERMKKKIEKARRILSNPERTAFRLVVIPEEMSILESERAMKALEKYGIPIDAVIVNQLIPGDVECEFCRARRALQQKRLEMIKEKFGDKVIAHVPLLKTEAKGVETLREIAKILYGEKEQ; the protein is encoded by the coding sequence ATGTTATCAAAAATAAAAGATTCATTGAAGAGTATCACAACAAAAAAATTGGAGAATGATGGAACAAAATACATCATGTTTGGTGGAAAAGGAGGAGTTGGAAAGACAACAATGAGTGCTGCTACCGGTATCTATTGTGCAGAGCAGGGATTAAAAACAGTTATTGTCTCAACTGACCCTGCACACTCATTGAGGGATGCGTTTGAGCAGGAATTTGGACACGAACCAACAAAAGTTAAGGGATTCGATAACCTATATGTTGTAGAGATAGACCCTCAGAAAGCAATGGAAGAATACAAGGAAAAATTAAAAGCACAGATGGATGAAAACCCAATGTTAGGGGACGTTTTGGAGGAACAGTTGGAAATGGCTTCCCTTTCCCCTGGAACTGATGAAAGTGCTGCATTTGATGTATTTTTAAGATACATGGATAACAATGAGTTTGATGTAGTTATATTTGATACCGCTCCAACAGGACACACATTGAGATTCCTTGGACTTCCTGAAATAATGGACAAATACATGGCTAAGATGATTAAGTTCAAGAAGCAGATGAGTGGATTAATGAAAATGATGAAAAAATTAATGCCATTTGGAAGTAAAGGTGATGATATCGACTATGATAAGGCATTGGAAGAACTTGAAAGGATGAAGAAAAAAATAGAAAAAGCAAGAAGAATCCTTTCAAATCCTGAAAGAACTGCATTTAGATTGGTTGTTATTCCAGAAGAGATGAGTATTTTGGAAAGTGAAAGAGCAATGAAGGCTTTGGAGAAATATGGTATTCCAATTGATGCTGTTATTGTAAACCAATTAATCCCAGGGGATGTTGAGTGTGAATTCTGTAGGGCAAGAAGAGCACTACAACAAAAGAGGTTAGAAATGATAAAAGAGAAATTTGGAGACAAAGTTATTGCACACGTTCCATTATTAAAAACAGAGGCAAAAGGGGTAGAAACACTGAGAGAAATCGCAAAAATATTATATGGGGAAAAAGAACAATAA
- a CDS encoding DUF366 family protein, translated as MHAEILDIGFMNVIFPKEKIKYTGKEIEPLWAFNMFDVQKDSVVAFRGGMEVRIEDMKDLKDVKEEGEFEIPIKGDDCIHFIVEHFDNPDLKMIYLRQRILICIAKDVIGDFGVKLDREGDDLYCSGKKLSVCIATRGVSSAKIHLGINVNSKGIPEHVEGIGLEDIGIFDVEEVMRKIAIGYAKEMEKIERDIRKTKSLL; from the coding sequence ATGCATGCGGAGATTTTAGATATTGGGTTTATGAATGTTATATTTCCAAAAGAGAAAATAAAATATACTGGAAAAGAGATAGAACCATTATGGGCATTTAACATGTTTGATGTTCAAAAAGATAGTGTTGTTGCGTTTAGGGGAGGAATGGAGGTTAGAATAGAGGATATGAAAGATTTAAAAGATGTTAAGGAGGAGGGGGAGTTTGAAATCCCAATTAAAGGAGATGACTGCATACACTTCATAGTTGAGCATTTTGACAATCCAGATTTAAAAATGATTTATTTGAGGCAGAGGATTTTAATCTGCATTGCTAAAGACGTTATTGGGGATTTTGGTGTTAAGTTGGATAGAGAAGGGGATGATTTATACTGCAGTGGTAAAAAATTATCCGTGTGTATAGCAACAAGGGGAGTAAGTTCTGCAAAGATTCATTTAGGGATTAATGTTAATTCAAAAGGTATTCCAGAGCATGTTGAAGGCATTGGATTGGAAGATATTGGTATTTTTGATGTTGAAGAAGTTATGAGGAAGATTGCTATTGGTTATGCAAAGGAGATGGAAAAGATTGAGAGAGATATTAGGAAAACGAAGAGTTTATTATAA
- the comB gene encoding 2-phosphosulfolactate phosphatase: MAIVIDILRASTTINTLLQLCNEVYITDSIEKANSYENTIKIGERNGKKIEEFDFGNSPTDILKNKEIILEHVKNGGKVVLTTTNGTRVMKRVFKNANYVLIGSITNAKYVAEKAVELSKSGITLVPCHRKGTFAIEDVIGAGLIARYIEEISKEKTKNEEVLAAKLLTKGDWKSLILNSNSADNLRNLGYHGDLMFCISENSQNVVGMFDGEKVVKI, translated from the coding sequence GTGGCTATTGTTATCGATATTCTTAGGGCATCAACAACCATAAACACACTTTTACAATTGTGCAATGAGGTATATATAACTGATAGTATAGAGAAGGCAAACTCATATGAAAATACCATAAAAATTGGGGAAAGAAATGGCAAAAAAATTGAAGAATTTGATTTTGGCAATTCTCCAACAGATATTTTGAAGAATAAAGAAATAATATTGGAACATGTAAAAAATGGTGGAAAGGTTGTGTTAACAACAACAAACGGAACAAGGGTAATGAAAAGAGTTTTTAAAAATGCAAATTATGTTCTAATTGGTTCAATAACAAATGCAAAATATGTTGCTGAGAAAGCGGTGGAATTATCCAAATCGGGAATAACCCTTGTCCCATGCCATAGAAAAGGAACATTTGCAATTGAGGATGTAATAGGGGCTGGATTGATAGCAAGGTATATTGAAGAGATTAGCAAAGAAAAAACCAAAAATGAAGAAGTCCTCGCAGCAAAGTTATTAACAAAAGGAGATTGGAAGAGTTTAATCCTAAATTCAAATTCAGCAGATAACTTAAGAAATCTTGGTTATCACGGGGATTTAATGTTTTGTATCTCTGAGAATTCTCAAAATGTTGTGGGAATGTTTGATGGGGAAAAGGTGGTTAAGATTTAG
- a CDS encoding radical SAM protein codes for MKIVLRSNICDKLEEIVKNLKVVKHCIGCEGLDLNNKDPHHHPTIEITQKCNHNCIFCYSKLTNIKPGIYGNLDDCIAVTISQYGEPLLYPEKVKKGIEYVKSLGLRCDLQTNGVFLNENLIKEFKDLGLDLVMISLSTSKPETHKKLTNADTFDKVIKNIELSVKHLHTIVRTIYIPNFNDMELVELAKKLNDIGVDEIMVHQLIVHEKNKKELKRISSLENIGKIKDLLLLVDRMKENAPDVNVTIKGCLLVQLKNMDGFILNGITSDCFSDIPIIKREYHPLPW; via the coding sequence TTGAAGATTGTTTTAAGGAGTAATATATGTGATAAATTGGAAGAGATTGTAAAAAATTTAAAGGTTGTTAAGCACTGCATAGGTTGTGAAGGGTTGGATTTGAATAACAAAGATCCACATCATCACCCTACAATCGAGATTACACAAAAATGCAATCATAACTGTATTTTTTGCTATTCTAAATTAACAAATATAAAGCCAGGAATCTATGGGAATTTAGATGATTGCATAGCAGTGACTATAAGCCAATATGGGGAACCTCTTCTATATCCCGAAAAAGTAAAGAAAGGTATTGAATATGTAAAATCCCTCGGATTGAGGTGTGATTTGCAAACAAATGGTGTTTTTTTAAATGAGAATTTGATAAAGGAATTTAAGGATTTGGGCTTAGATTTGGTGATGATTAGTTTAAGTACATCAAAACCAGAAACGCACAAAAAATTAACAAATGCAGATACCTTTGATAAGGTTATTAAAAATATAGAACTTTCAGTAAAGCATTTACATACAATCGTTAGAACCATTTATATCCCAAATTTCAATGATATGGAGTTGGTTGAATTAGCAAAAAAACTTAACGACATTGGTGTTGATGAGATAATGGTTCACCAACTTATTGTTCATGAGAAAAATAAAAAAGAACTTAAAAGAATATCCAGTTTAGAGAATATTGGGAAAATAAAGGACTTGTTGCTGTTGGTTGATAGGATGAAAGAAAATGCCCCAGATGTGAATGTTACAATAAAAGGATGCCTTTTAGTTCAATTAAAGAATATGGACGGATTTATTTTGAATGGAATAACATCAGATTGCTTCTCAGATATACCAATTATCAAGAGGGAATATCATCCACTTCCATGGTGA
- the purB gene encoding adenylosuccinate lyase has translation MAVHPIDYRYGTEEMKKVWEEENKLQKMLEVEAALAKAEAELGIIPKEAAEEINRKASTKYVKLERVKEIERETRHDVVAMVKAFAEVCEGNAGEYIHFGATSNDIVDTSQSLQFKEAIAILEKKLKELRDILLEKAEEHKYTVCIGRTHGQHAIPTTYGMRFALWASEIQRHIERLESCKERICVSMITGAVGTMAALGEKGLEVHKRVGEILGLNPVLISNQVIQRDRHAEFIALLALIAQTLNKIGVTVRSMQRTEIGELEEEFDPTKQTGSSTMPHKRNPITFEQICGLSRVVKSLALAEFDNISLWEERDLTNSSSERCIFSEACVLLDHILNLAIKGMKKLRVNIENVEKNLELTKGLIMAERIMIELAKRGMGRQTAHEVVRRCAMKAHDEKRHLKEVLLENEEVMKYLTKEELEELMNPKTYIGLASEIVDEVIREIKNK, from the coding sequence ATGGCAGTACATCCAATTGACTACAGATATGGAACAGAAGAGATGAAGAAGGTTTGGGAAGAAGAGAACAAATTACAAAAGATGCTTGAAGTTGAGGCAGCATTGGCAAAGGCAGAGGCAGAACTCGGCATAATACCAAAAGAGGCAGCAGAAGAAATCAATAGAAAGGCATCAACAAAATATGTTAAATTGGAGAGGGTTAAAGAAATAGAAAGAGAAACAAGGCATGACGTTGTTGCTATGGTTAAGGCATTTGCAGAAGTTTGTGAAGGAAACGCAGGAGAATATATCCACTTCGGTGCAACTTCAAACGATATTGTTGACACATCCCAATCATTACAATTCAAAGAGGCAATTGCCATATTGGAGAAAAAATTGAAGGAATTGAGGGATATTTTATTGGAGAAGGCAGAAGAGCATAAATATACCGTTTGCATTGGGAGAACACACGGACAACACGCAATCCCAACAACTTATGGGATGAGATTTGCTTTATGGGCATCTGAGATACAGAGGCATATTGAAAGGTTAGAAAGTTGCAAAGAAAGGATTTGCGTTTCAATGATAACTGGTGCAGTAGGAACAATGGCAGCACTTGGCGAGAAAGGTTTAGAAGTGCATAAAAGAGTAGGGGAAATTTTAGGATTAAATCCAGTTTTAATATCCAACCAAGTTATTCAAAGAGATAGGCATGCTGAGTTTATTGCACTTCTCGCTTTAATTGCTCAAACATTGAATAAAATTGGAGTTACTGTTAGAAGTATGCAGAGAACTGAAATTGGAGAGTTGGAGGAAGAATTCGACCCAACAAAACAAACCGGCTCTTCAACAATGCCACATAAGAGAAACCCAATCACATTTGAGCAAATTTGTGGATTGTCAAGGGTAGTTAAGAGTTTGGCATTGGCAGAATTTGATAACATATCATTGTGGGAAGAGAGGGATTTAACAAACTCATCAAGTGAAAGATGCATCTTTTCTGAGGCATGTGTTTTATTAGACCACATCTTAAACTTGGCAATTAAAGGGATGAAAAAGTTGAGGGTAAATATTGAAAACGTTGAGAAAAACCTTGAATTAACAAAAGGGCTTATCATGGCAGAAAGAATTATGATTGAACTTGCAAAGAGGGGAATGGGTAGGCAAACAGCCCATGAAGTTGTTAGAAGGTGTGCAATGAAGGCACATGATGAAAAGAGACATTTAAAAGAGGTTTTATTAGAAAACGAAGAGGTTATGAAATACTTAACAAAAGAGGAATTAGAAGAGTTGATGAATCCAAAAACCTACATTGGATTAGCATCAGAGATTGTGGATGAAGTTATAAGGGAAATAAAAAATAAATGA
- a CDS encoding DUF116 domain-containing protein, with protein sequence MEIFGMSVLEIIGLFSILLITILILMLLISIVVGVYLIRRNKLIFPKIFIYIADNFYSILLKLFLLIGTEETFYNVGTEFYNKYYEEQFKKSKNKVLILPHCLRDAKCPAKLTPNGVECVFCGRCCIGEIIKTAKENGYKVFIVPGSTFLKRILRDVKPDGVFGVACSRDLFYGMNYLSRKGIPAQGQALIKDGCINTMVDVNELLQRLRDSNVDNKNNKTKE encoded by the coding sequence ATGGAAATTTTTGGCATGAGTGTATTAGAGATTATAGGTTTATTTTCCATACTACTTATAACAATATTGATTTTAATGCTTCTTATAAGTATTGTAGTTGGAGTGTATTTGATTAGGAGGAACAAATTAATATTCCCAAAAATTTTTATATATATAGCGGATAACTTTTACTCTATCCTATTAAAATTATTCCTTCTTATTGGTACAGAAGAAACCTTCTACAATGTAGGGACTGAGTTTTACAACAAATATTATGAAGAACAATTTAAAAAATCAAAAAACAAAGTTTTAATTCTCCCTCATTGTTTGAGAGACGCGAAATGTCCAGCAAAGTTAACTCCAAATGGTGTAGAGTGTGTATTTTGTGGGAGATGCTGTATTGGAGAAATCATAAAAACTGCTAAAGAAAATGGCTATAAGGTATTTATTGTCCCAGGTTCTACATTCCTAAAAAGGATTCTAAGGGATGTTAAGCCCGATGGCGTATTTGGTGTTGCATGTAGTAGGGATTTGTTTTATGGTATGAACTACCTCTCAAGAAAAGGTATCCCTGCCCAAGGGCAGGCGCTAATAAAGGATGGGTGTATAAACACCATGGTTGATGTTAATGAATTATTGCAGAGGTTAAGAGATTCCAATGTAGATAATAAAAACAACAAAACAAAAGAATAA
- a CDS encoding cobalt-precorrin-8 methylmutase → MGAITKEGISIAEKSREIVRNKIKNVLGDRINKYSKEELAIIERVVHATADEEYAKLIYFKDNPIGEGVKAIKENKPVVVDINMIKAGIRYNNTYCFINDKKTYELAQEEQITRAVASMRIAKDLIDDGVVVIGNAPTALLEVIRMINEEDIKPRVVVGVPVGFVQASESKALLRETDIPSITTIGPKGGTPVAVSIINGIIAMSKNEKV, encoded by the coding sequence ATGGGGGCAATAACAAAAGAAGGAATAAGTATTGCCGAAAAATCCAGAGAAATTGTAAGAAATAAGATAAAGAATGTTTTAGGAGATAGAATAAATAAATACTCAAAGGAAGAACTTGCTATTATTGAAAGGGTAGTCCATGCTACTGCTGATGAGGAATATGCAAAGTTGATATATTTTAAAGATAATCCAATAGGGGAAGGAGTTAAGGCAATAAAAGAAAATAAGCCCGTGGTAGTGGATATAAACATGATAAAAGCAGGAATAAGGTACAACAATACATATTGCTTTATAAATGACAAAAAAACTTATGAACTTGCACAAGAGGAACAGATCACGAGAGCAGTTGCCTCAATGAGAATTGCAAAGGATTTGATAGATGATGGTGTTGTTGTTATTGGAAATGCTCCAACTGCATTGTTGGAAGTTATAAGAATGATTAATGAGGAAGATATAAAACCAAGGGTTGTTGTTGGGGTTCCTGTAGGTTTTGTTCAGGCAAGTGAATCAAAAGCATTATTGAGAGAAACCGACATCCCATCAATAACAACCATAGGGCCAAAAGGAGGAACCCCTGTTGCAGTTTCAATAATTAATGGAATTATAGCGATGAGTAAAAATGAGAAGGTTTAG
- a CDS encoding DUF2097 domain-containing protein, giving the protein MKNYRCVEMEVHPEEILEYMHRDIEEGDYIEVYFGRVHVEGTVILASEGFFRVDTNNDLFGTLEFEASSIIDDLIELVHIKEDYKEKIILRVK; this is encoded by the coding sequence ATGAAAAATTATAGGTGTGTTGAGATGGAAGTTCATCCAGAGGAAATCTTGGAGTATATGCATAGAGATATTGAAGAAGGGGATTATATTGAAGTGTATTTTGGCAGGGTTCATGTTGAGGGAACTGTAATTCTCGCAAGTGAGGGATTTTTTAGGGTTGATACTAACAACGACTTATTTGGAACTTTGGAATTTGAGGCTTCGTCAATTATTGATGATTTAATAGAGTTAGTGCATATAAAAGAAGATTACAAAGAAAAAATTATTTTAAGGGTAAAATAA
- a CDS encoding 4Fe-4S binding protein, whose protein sequence is MPEHILSGIKALVAMKMRKEGKLQREIAEYLNIDRSMISHYLHGRYPSDRIMKISEVIAELPVEYGARIIHSLSNEKDIAKKLIKVIYNAKIKIDNDKCLACGACLICEAISIDGIEVKIDEDRCFLCGECISKCPMNALKFVEE, encoded by the coding sequence ATGCCAGAGCATATACTATCAGGAATAAAAGCACTTGTAGCAATGAAGATGAGAAAGGAAGGAAAACTACAAAGGGAGATTGCAGAATACTTAAATATAGACAGGTCAATGATTTCCCATTACCTTCATGGTAGGTATCCCTCAGATAGAATCATGAAAATTTCAGAGGTAATAGCAGAACTTCCAGTGGAATATGGAGCAAGAATAATCCACTCTCTAAGTAACGAAAAGGACATTGCAAAAAAACTCATAAAGGTTATTTACAACGCAAAAATAAAAATTGATAATGACAAATGCCTCGCTTGTGGAGCATGTCTCATTTGTGAGGCAATATCAATAGATGGTATTGAAGTAAAAATTGATGAAGATCGTTGTTTTTTATGTGGGGAATGTATAAGTAAATGTCCTATGAACGCTCTAAAATTTGTGGAGGAATGA
- a CDS encoding phosphoglycerate kinase has protein sequence MFLTLDEFDFDGKTVLLRVDINSPIDLNTGEVLDDTRIKACKKTIEELCNKNARVVILAHQSRPGKKDFTTLEMHAEKLSEVLDREVRYIDDIFGSYARNAIKNMKDGEIILLENVRFLAEEVLKDWKKWNDITPKKQAETHLVKKLYPLCDYFVNDAFAAAHRAQPSLVGFAYYLPMIAGKIMEKELSILRKVLKNPERPCIFVLGGAKADDSIKVMKNVLKNGSADRVLTTGIVANIFLIAKGYKLGVNEKVIEDMGLKDQIDVAKELLDKYEDKIITPIDAALNVDGERKEIDLDLDIEVEYPIHDIGERTIELYSEIIKDAKTIVANGPAGVFENKNFLKGTENILKSIANSKAFSVIGGGHLSAAAELVGVADKIGHISIGGGACLEFLAGEELPVIVMLEKSYQKYRG, from the coding sequence ATGTTCCTAACTTTGGATGAGTTTGATTTTGATGGAAAAACTGTTTTGTTGAGGGTGGATATAAACAGCCCAATAGATTTGAACACTGGGGAAGTTTTAGACGATACAAGGATTAAAGCATGTAAAAAAACAATTGAGGAACTCTGCAATAAAAATGCGAGAGTGGTTATTCTTGCTCACCAAAGTAGACCAGGGAAAAAGGACTTTACAACCTTGGAAATGCATGCAGAAAAACTTTCCGAGGTTTTAGATAGGGAAGTTAGATATATAGATGATATATTTGGCTCTTATGCAAGAAACGCTATAAAGAACATGAAAGATGGTGAGATAATACTTCTTGAAAATGTAAGATTCCTTGCAGAGGAGGTTTTAAAAGATTGGAAAAAATGGAATGACATAACACCAAAAAAGCAGGCAGAAACACATTTGGTAAAGAAATTGTATCCATTGTGTGACTATTTTGTAAATGATGCGTTTGCAGCAGCACATAGGGCGCAACCATCTTTGGTGGGCTTTGCATATTATTTACCAATGATTGCCGGAAAGATTATGGAAAAGGAACTGAGTATTTTAAGAAAAGTATTAAAAAATCCTGAAAGACCATGCATCTTTGTTTTAGGTGGGGCTAAGGCAGATGATAGTATAAAGGTAATGAAAAATGTTTTAAAAAATGGTTCAGCAGATAGAGTATTAACAACAGGAATCGTGGCAAACATCTTTTTAATAGCAAAAGGTTACAAACTTGGTGTAAATGAGAAGGTTATTGAGGATATGGGATTAAAAGACCAAATAGACGTTGCAAAAGAATTGTTGGATAAGTATGAAGATAAAATTATAACTCCAATAGATGCTGCTTTAAATGTTGATGGAGAGAGAAAAGAGATTGATTTAGATTTAGATATTGAAGTAGAATACCCAATCCACGATATTGGGGAAAGGACAATTGAACTATACAGTGAAATTATTAAAGATGCAAAAACAATTGTTGCCAACGGTCCAGCAGGGGTGTTTGAAAACAAAAACTTCCTAAAAGGAACAGAAAATATACTAAAAAGCATAGCAAACTCCAAAGCATTTTCCGTTATTGGAGGGGGACATTTATCCGCCGCTGCAGAGTTGGTTGGTGTTGCTGATAAAATAGGACATATAAGCATTGGAGGAGGAGCGTGCCTTGAGTTTTTAGCAGGAGAAGAATTGCCAGTTATTGTTATGTTGGAAAAATCCTACCAAAAGTATAGGGGATAA
- a CDS encoding nicotinamide-nucleotide adenylyltransferase, with product MRGFIIGRFQPFHNGHLNVVKKISKEVDELIIGIGSAQKSHTLDNPFTAGERIMMITKTLNNFDFSYYVIPIKDIEFNAVWVSYVEALTPPFDIVYSGNSLVKELFEERGYMVKKPEMFNRKEYSGTEIRRRMLNGEEWEHLVPKDVAEVIREIKGVERLIRLSEKDY from the coding sequence ATGAGAGGTTTTATTATTGGGAGGTTTCAGCCATTCCACAATGGGCATTTGAATGTTGTAAAGAAAATATCTAAGGAAGTGGATGAATTGATAATAGGCATTGGAAGTGCTCAAAAAAGTCATACTCTTGATAATCCATTCACTGCGGGAGAGAGAATAATGATGATAACAAAAACACTAAATAATTTTGATTTTTCATATTACGTAATCCCAATAAAGGATATTGAGTTCAATGCAGTTTGGGTTTCTTATGTTGAGGCACTGACACCGCCTTTTGATATTGTTTACTCTGGAAATTCACTTGTTAAGGAGTTGTTTGAAGAGAGGGGATATATGGTTAAAAAACCAGAGATGTTTAACAGAAAAGAATACTCAGGGACTGAAATTAGAAGAAGAATGCTAAATGGGGAAGAATGGGAGCATTTAGTTCCGAAAGATGTTGCTGAAGTTATAAGGGAAATAAAGGGGGTTGAAAGATTAATCAGGTTGAGTGAGAAGGATTATTAA
- a CDS encoding adenylate kinase family protein yields MKIAITGTPGVGKTTISKKLAEKLGFRHIDITEVVKEYKLYSEKDEEMDSYVIDFDKLREFLYGLDNVILDGHVSHLLDVDYIVVLRCNPEVIKKRLEERRYKQKKVMENVEAEILDVCLAESEGIVYEIDATGRDVDDIVDEIIDAIKNKRVRKGIIDWTEKYFYLLE; encoded by the coding sequence ATTAAAATCGCCATAACAGGAACCCCAGGAGTTGGAAAAACAACAATTTCAAAAAAACTTGCAGAAAAATTGGGATTTAGACATATAGATATAACTGAAGTTGTGAAGGAATATAAGTTGTATTCTGAAAAAGATGAGGAAATGGATTCTTATGTGATCGATTTTGATAAACTTAGAGAGTTTCTCTATGGTTTAGATAATGTAATACTTGATGGGCACGTTAGTCATCTTTTAGATGTAGATTACATTGTGGTTTTGAGATGCAATCCTGAAGTTATTAAAAAGAGATTGGAAGAGAGAAGATATAAGCAAAAGAAAGTCATGGAAAATGTTGAAGCAGAGATTTTGGATGTTTGTTTGGCTGAAAGTGAAGGAATAGTTTATGAAATAGATGCAACAGGCAGGGATGTTGATGATATCGTGGATGAAATCATTGATGCCATAAAAAATAAAAGGGTAAGAAAGGGTATTATCGATTGGACTGAGAAGTATTTTTATTTGTTGGAGTAA